In Acanthochromis polyacanthus isolate Apoly-LR-REF ecotype Palm Island chromosome 9, KAUST_Apoly_ChrSc, whole genome shotgun sequence, the DNA window tactgtacatgctggagataatgccTCACCTGGCCTTCTGCataccctcacattagcaggaggaagataaagctggaagctggactcatctgaccacagaatgtTCTTCCAGTTTCTGCCTGTCCAGTTCTTGGGTGCTTGGGCCTGGCAACATCAGGCTAACTTCTGTTTCTCATTGATCAagggcttcttgacagccttgtaggaccaTAAGTCATGATGTGGAAGTTGATCATGTACAGTgcaggtggaacactggacaccagtttggtttgaccgctgctgctgaagctcctgtgatgtcattcagtgttttttcctgCACATGCGGATCAGGATGCGGTCATTTCatgctgaagaaacccttggacACCCAGATCTGTctttgtcttccaagctgttggttcaTTTGTATCTCTGCAGAGTGTATCTAGTTGTTGAAGGgttgcatctgcacttcctggctgtATGGCGGCAGCTGTACCTTTCtgactgagaatctgtatcaGGCATTTTTTCCTGCGTTAgattctttgtttttccatttttgtctctgaagaactttcagaTGTGCTTCTTTATATAGACACAAAGCATGGCAACAAAAATTGTgccttttaataaaaagcacaacCTTAATTAGTGGATCGCCGCTACTAAAATGACCCAATATGCAAAATTTcctttgtatttttatggaaccaatcactaaagtttttcttaaaaatgttttttaggatttttttttttagtattttggctgtgacaGTGCTAAAAGAAATTtcacttgaagacctaagagtgattcttaatgcaatatttcacaaatgcatggaaaacttttttccaccactgtacagTGCAATGCAtaaaattttcttttctttgtaagTTAGCAGGATACAGGTGTGACAAAGCGAACGACTGGAGGGCTCACTGGGTAGTCATGACCAAACTGACAGTACAGCTCAAACACTCCTGTCTCATATGGGGTTTCAGGAGGACCTTGCATGAGAATCTTCCAGAACGCTGGAAAGATAAGCAAAGAACTGAATATTGCTGCTTTGAAGTGATTATGATTAAAAGCGTATGGACATTTTGTAATAGCAACAGAATGTGTACGTATTAGGATCACAGTCTCTAGTGTCTTACAGCAGCTGATGCACTTTATGGGACTATGGCAGACATGACGTCAGAAAAAATACATCCACAAACACATTACATACACAGGTCAGCAGAGGCCAAGATGCCATGGCACTTACTGAAGTCTGACTCTGCTGGAAAGACTCTGCAGAACGGATGTGGGTCACAATGCAGACTCTTGAGCTCCTCAAGGATACGTTTATCCTTCTCCATGAAGTGCCCATCCTTTGACTCCCGAATCTTCTTTTTCAGAGCACTGTTTAAAGAGATTAGTGCTTCAAATTTAATGCAAacataaattattattgttaacaCAACATTCATATGTTGTCATCTATGAAAAACTGTACACTCTGGCAACATTTAgctgacaaaaaattaaactgcaactacactaccagtcaaaagtttgaacacactttctcttttcttttttcttcattttcatgactatttacattgtagattctcaataaaagcatcaaaactgtgaaggaacacatatggaattaggcagtaaacaaaaaactgaagtaagttaaaaacatattttatattttcgattcttcaaaatagccaccctttgttttcatgactatttacattgtagagtCTCACTAAAGGCATCAAAACCGTGAAtaaacacatatggaattatgtagtaaacaaaaactgtgaaataagtcaaaacacgttttatattttagattcttcaatatagccaccctttgctttgattactgctttgcacactgtTGGCATTTTCTCAAAGAgcttattaaacattaaattattGCCAAATAATTGTAATGGATTGAGGGAAATCTgttaagttattttaaacaaacattCCTTTAATGTAGTATTTGCCTCGATAtacacacagtattacaatatactgtatattatcAGATAAGAAtgaaagcagattttaaaaGTGGTCATTAGCAGATGGAGGAATGTCATCACATTCTTTGCTTTACCAGCTTTATTATGAGTTGCTTACCTTTCTGTCATGGTCACTTCGCTGTTTATCTGGCTGGGCAAAGATGTTTCTGGATATTCATCATACCCATGAGTAGCAAAAATTTCTGTTAATGTGgactataaaatgacaaaaattaaaaatatgatgaaaaatagaatgaacacaaacaacaacgTTATTGCGTAAAGTTGACCAGTCATCAGTTTTAAATGAACTGGTGCAGGGGATGCTGTAATTGACCTCAGAGATGGAAGATGGATCAAGTTTGTTCTTGGGTTTTCTCTGCTCCAAGGACAGAACTGTCTCGATCTCAAAGAGCTTCAGACCGTCTTTGGTTGTCTGTGGTTTGAAACAACAGCCACCTGCAAGAAAATGACGATATCAAAACTGAGTAAAACCATGTTTGCCAATTATAATAAATATCAACAGACAAGAAGTTGTTAGTTTACACAAGGCTTTTTGCCACCAAGCATTTGTATTAAAATTGTGATCCGTGAATTTCTTCTGACTCCTCCTGAAACTGCTGCATCTTGTCTAGTTTCACTTGCCACTTTTTGATCTTTATCAAAACCAGGATTCTCTACTAGTAACGCTCCAGAAATTGATGTGGATACATTCACAACTGTTGTATAAAGGTTGTTGAGTAAAGCACTTAATTGGTTGTGtggatttaaaatgaagattCAGCTACTGTCTAACATGGCACCAGCCAGCATCTTactttctgaaaaaaatgcagaaaaattatATTGGAAATTAAGTGGATGTGGAATTTATGAttacttttaatgtttaatacaTTAGATAGTGTTTAACTGCAGTTTAGCACATAATTCCCAGGATAATGTAAACATAGCTTCATattaaattatttcattttactccACTAAGAATAAAGTTTTACCTGTTGCATTGCTGATTCCATGCAGCATGTTGTTCTCCACTTTTCCAAAAAGGATTGAATCCACAATGATGTCTAATCTTAGCAGTTTTCCTGTAACAGCAACTGGCTCTATTGAAGATCTTCAGAaagataaaaatagattttggtGTCACCTTCTCcccaaaaaacattacaatctGTAGTTGACAGGCTAAGTAGGTAAAACagacataaataaaagaagGACAAGCTGGCTAGTCAAGACTTGGTCAGTATGAAtctttaaatattaaagaatCAGGGATAGCAGTTAAAGTTTGAACTTTAGGATTACTGACTAGGCAGTGACAGATTATAGATAAATAGTACATCATTAGTTCATGCTTGCTGATTTGCCTCTGATGGCTCCAAATATGCAGTTCAAGCTTTTCAACTCAATGACAAAATCAGCATGGAGAAGGAAATTTACCCAGAGTCATTTCCATCAGTCAGACATATGATGCGGAGTCGACAATTTGGGAACCTTGTTTTGACCTTTTCCAGTTCAGACGCCCCACGTCTTAGTGCGTCGTACAGCAGAGTACAACCACTCGGCTCAAGGTTACGCATGTGCAccttaaaatgtaaacaattaaCTTTTTTacaagcaaaacacaacacTTAATATCCACCTTTTTAGCTTGGATAGgcataaaagaaaacaattgtTGGTAATAAATGTCTATCACATGAAATTGCATTTCTGAGATACAAGTACAATATTTGTCAACAACTACAATTCATCCTTGACAGTAAAACAAAGTTGTAATTAAATAACATAGTCgataaaactgtgcattaatACTGAACACTTACACATGACATTATAGTGCGCTACAgtcaatacaatacaataactttatctatccccaaagggaaattcaatgaaattaaaaagaattattattatgaataaaACTCAATCACAACCCTTTGAATGGTAAATTCCAGCTATGGGATTTAAAAGGGATGTTTACTTTCAAAAAAATGCCAAGACAATGCTAtttatcagagacagaaactgtaTAAGCAGAAAGGATCACCTGACTTCCATCTTTCTGAAAGTTCTGAACAAACATGTGTGATCTATGACAATTACAACATACCAGAATGTTGGTGGATGATGACATTCTAGAATCCAACATCATTCTAGAATCTTAGCCTAGGACAACTTTCTACAATCTTACAACATTCTGGAATcttggcctgggtcaacacttTAGAATCTTGCATTTTAGAATCGTAGGACAACATTCTACAGTCGTACAACACTGTGGAATCTTGGCCTAAGACAACATTGTAGaattttagaacattttaaaatcctaGGACAAAACGACAGTCCAACAGCTTTCTAGAATATTGTCCTAGGCAAACATTCTAGAATCCAAAAACAATCTTGGCCTGGGACAATGTTCTGGAATTCAAGAATGTTGGTATATGATGACATACTAGATTTTCCCTACATTCTGAAAtgtcagcccgatctcacgaggattcgtgaaactgtcacgtaagttttagtttcggtttcgtgcgcaccaacacgatttcgtcatgtttttcgtgccgctcaccacgaaatgcgcaccaatgtattttaaacggcggacttttcgtgccacccagaacgtatttcaaacgaatgtgtgtattatatttttaatgtaaaaccatggcgaatccaacgctatattttgcatgacatcgtccctaaccataaccctaaccataaccataacccggtggtacacttaccttttttttttttttttttttttttttttttttttccccaatttgcataggaatttcaagaatgtccggcggccggcggccgcaaacgcgatcacacaagcagtatacgccgatggacagcttagatcgtcatgaatccgctggtataaaccactttcagctgtgattaccacagcgggtttcgttgtgagcaacacgaaaaacatttcgtggtgagcggcacgaaaaacatgacgaaatcgtgttggtgcgcacgaaaaagaaacaaaaaatttacgtaacagtttcacgaatccccgtgagaccgtgttggaaaTGTAGTGTCATTCCAGAATCTCAATGCTAGGACAACACCCTAAAATCTTACAACATTCCATAATACTGGCCTACGACAATATTCTAGATTCTTGCTGCATGATGACATTCTAGAATTCAACAACATTCTAGAATCTAGACAAAGGACAACTTTCTAGAATTTGCCAAAAGTAAACGAAGCCAATCATGACATGTAGATACAGATGATTATacaagaatggaaacaaatatATGAATAATGTATTTGATTTCtgagatagatagacagacagacagataaactttggaagttttttgtttgagaAGCACTGGCCTAAGACAACACTGAAGAATCTTACAACATTTTACAATCCTGGGACAAAAAACAGAATCCAACAACATTCTAGATTCTCAGTGTATAAATACATTCTAGGACTTGACAGCATTCTAGAATCTTCAGCAAGAACAACATTCTTGAATCTTACAACATTCTAGAATGTTGTTGAATGACGGCATTCTAGAATCCAACAAAAATTATACATCTTTGGTCTAGGAAAACATTCTTGAATCTTATGACTTTCTAGAATTTGCCAAAACCAAACTAAGCCAATCATGATTTGCAGGTACAAGTGATTATACAAAATGGAAATTTATATATGAATACTGTATTTAATTTGTTAATAGTTGACCAAAACTCTTTAACATGAAAATGCTTAACAAACATCAAATGCACTGTGGAGAACTTTCAATGCTCAGGATGCTCATGCAAACTAAAACAAGTCAAATGCACAAAACCTTCATGTCATACAGTATATTTACCTTGAAATTTTCCAGATTTTCAGTAAATGTGTGGAGAGTCTTCACCATAGAGTCAAACTTCACAAGACCAATGACATGATGGAAATCATAAGCCATGCTCCTGGTGGCAAAGTTGTCAAACAGCTCTTTCAcggtgtttattttctttattgctGCATTTTCGTAGCACTCTTCTTCCATGGAGGAGCTGGTATCGATCAGCACCTAATGAAACAAAGCCAAGAATAATTATATCATTTGGACAACTGTTGTTtattaagaaaaacattttttcagtatGGCCATATTCTCCAGATTATTACCATTATTGCTTCCTTTGGAGTCCTGGTTGTGACAAAAGATTGGTCATCTGTAAGATCTTCAGTCCTGCATCAGAAGCAAAATCCAAGTTTTACATTGGtacacatacagaaaaaaagatcaGCTGGACACCGTTTCACTTATTCTTTAGCTGTTTAAAGCTTAACAGTTAATAATGAACAGTGCTTTACTAGCCACTTTAACTGTAAAGGCGAACACATGGTACAGTCCAAACAACACAACCCAAGTGTAGAGCAATCCAATGACATGGATAACAAAAGTTTCAaatccattttttatttaattcatctTAGTGGTGAAATTTGGACAAAGAAGGGCAAAGTGTTATACTGACACCCTTTTGCTTGACACTgactgtggcaaaaaaaaaaaagatgttttctgATCACAGTTATAGCCATCACTCCATCAATTAGCAAAAATTAGTCTCCACGTTCTCACTCTTTTGCTGACTTCACATAGTTTTGGTTCAGATACTTACTTGGCTGCCAGCAAATTCAGAtccactttttttatttttccatccaGACAGTCACGCACTGTGATTATGTCAGCAGCGCCTTTGTCTCTACCCAGATAAATGCCAAGGTTgtctgacaaaaaagacaaacgaaAACTCTGTATATTAGACGGTTCCTTACAGGCATGATAAATGACACTAAGTGAAGgtgaaaatacacatttcagCAAGAGTTGCTTTTGCACTGGTTTAGAATTAGGAGCACAGTAGCACCAGCTAGTATACTGACAAGAGGCATCaggttgtttttattcagtttgatcAGTTCTCTGTAACTTTTGAAGTATGTTTGATTGCAGACTGAGTTTTACACGATAGTATGAGGTTAAATTAAGTgtacatctttttgttgtttttacaccaATGGGGAAGCAATCCTATTGTTAATCCCAAAACAGTTGTAGGGAAAATGCTGGCTGTATGatgtaagtgtgtgttttctacAGCAGCTTCTGGATATTGCCACAGTTCAACACTGCAGTAGCTTAAGAAGTACTTATAAACTACTTCAATAAAATGTCATGTACTGCAGCCATTAGGAGCAGAACTCTTTCAAAGAGagaatgcatttttaaacataacGTGTGCAATGAGAAAGGTGAATATTCAGATTATGATCTGAGAAGTACCTTCACTGAGGAAAACAAGGCAACTCTCATCATATCCCAGCTTCTTCAGATGTAGAGGTCGGGCAACATTGAGTCGAGGGAAAGATTTCAAAATTTCCATCATACTTCCAAAAGTACTCTGAACATTGATCTGAAAACTATAAtttaaatgtgcagaaacaAACAGTCAGATTGTGCATCCTGTGATCTTTCTTCTTGTTCATAGTGGCCATTAAAGTGGGCAGGATTTTATAAAACAACACTTTAGTAGAATGCTTGTTGAATACCGTACACAACATATTAACATTGTTCATTAACACAGTAATTTTATATATTctataaatattaatatctTCTTACTATACATCAACATACAACAGTATAGCTAGTAAGGACAATTTGCAAAAAGTATTAGTATTAAATTGTGGGCAATGACGTCAAGGCTGGTTAGTCTCACTCTCTATGTGGAGCACTTTTGCTTAAAGAAAAACTTGGTGATACGTACTTCTGACCAGATGTCTTGTCATGATGAATCCAGAGAGGATATGTGCTGACGAATCGAGGTAAGCTGAGCATGATTTTCTCTATGTCAGTGGCTTTTTGTAATGAGTTTCCTTGCAATGACTGCACAGTGCAATTTGGAATTTTCTCTCCATCTAAACAAAAGAAGAATAATGCAAGTGTTTTCTCTACAGACCAGTACTGCGAGGCGAAAGACAATAGTGTTCTAATTTTACCTTTGATTTTCTGGAGAACATGTGCTCGTTCAAACACCCCTGGTACTCCAGGTACTCGCACCGGTTCACAAAAGTGGTTACCATCTCCAGACAGAAGAGTGATCGGAGCGTAGACTTCAGGTTCTGTTGTCCATTCCTTTTCAATAATGTCAAGAATAATACATAGTGTAAGTTAATCTCAACTTCTAAAAAAGATATCAGCAGTAAAAACATCCATACAAATACTGGACATGAACAACTTCAATCTACTAATAAAGTCCAAATTATTAAAATCTCAGTACCTTGATTTTGTGCATGAGATGTGCCCAACAGAACAATGAATTCGCAAAGACATCCTGGTTCTTGACTTTTCCCCCTCGACGGGATCCTTGTTGGGGCAAAAGCTCTCTGAAGAGCACATACAAGCCCTCAACAACTGCAATCTAGAGAAATCAATGAAAGCATATGAACAACTGATATTGGGtgaacaaaatactgactaaatAAGTCATGATTCCACTGAAAATACTGATCATATTAAGTCTGAATGCAGTCAATGTAAACAGTTACTGAGTTAGCGAGGCAAACCATTGCAAAGTACATCTTCCCGTACAGCGCTTCAAGCTATTAATGTTGTTGATCTTTGCTAGAACAAGCCTACCTTCAAGTTCAACCAAATTACAAATAACCTTTTAACACTTTCTGCCACTAACATGATGCCAATAAAATTCAGGTTAAAGAGGTATATCAACATCAACCAGTGATCTAATATACAGAAGTGTGCAACCATTTTAGGCCCTTTAGATGTTCTTGTCATCCACAGTCCCATCAGGAAGACACTTGGTTGGTCACCAATGCATTTTTCAGGAAGACCCCAAAATTACAGGCAGCATTATAAGGAACTATCTTCCACTGAAGATAGTTCCTTATAATGCTGACAAGACGAACAAAGGGGTTTCTGTAACAGATGGTACAACTTCCCCAGAGCCCTGATCTAACCATAATGCAGTCAATCTGGGATTATATGAAGAGACAGGAGATACTTTGACAATCTGAATCCACAGAAGAACTGTGGCCGGTTCTCCAAGATGCTGAACAACCCACTTGGAAATACCTTAAAAAACAGTGTGCACTGGTGTGCCTCGGACAACTGTTGCTGTTTCATTCTTGCCTAAAAGTTTTGTACAGTGCCACACATGTTTCAGAGTCGGCAGCTTTTTGACTACAAGGAAATCTTCCTAAATAATAAGGCAATCTCCTTTAATCCACCCATATTTTTTACCTTCTGGTTCCTGGTCATCTTTTCATTTCTGCAGAATAACTGATGCAAACTTTGGGCGAGAGGGTTGCATCCAGTCAGTTTTCGTATGTAGGCTATTAGTTTATCCTTGATTGATCCTGGATACTGATGCTAGAAGTAAAGAAATAGATGCATTTAGAAACACAATTATGGACAGTCAGTATAGTACCACCTTTTGCGATCAGACTGATGAATAAATGTCAGTAAAAGGCATAGTGACAGATTTCACTGATTTTCTGAGTTAATTTTAGCTGCCTTCATTAAAGACTGAAGAACTTGtagtgaaaaacaaagaaaaggcaGAGTCTTTGTGATGGGAGAAAACTCATAATTTTGACAGAATACATTTAACCCCATAAGGTCTGTTTACTCCTAACTGTCACTAaaatatacaccgatcagccataACGTCAAAAGTAAAGTGATTAACATTATTTATCTCATTACAATAGAACCTGTGAAGAGTTGGATATATTAGACAGCAAACGAACAGCCAGTTCTTGAAGTTCATGTGTTGGAAGGGTCAAATTGTGATAGACATCTGGGTCAGACCACCTTTAAAACAGCTTGTGGGTGTTACTGGTATACAGTGCTACCTATCTAGAGAAAGTGGTCGAAGGAAGAAAATGGCAACAGTACTGCATAATGGCAGTGGTCTCTTTCTGCAGGAAAATGATCCCTGCTACAATGCAAACattgttcaggaatggtttcaGGAACATGGCAAGGTGTGGATCATTCCTCCCAGTTCCTGAAAACTCAATTTGATTGAACATCTCtgggatgtgctggaaaaactagtctgatccatggaggcctcACCTCACAATTTCCAATAATCATATATCTGCACAATTACAAACATGACAGGCACTGGCAAAGTTTGAAGATTTGGCCATATGTACATAAGTATATTGTTGGTTATGGAGATgccatgcagttttttttttaagagtacCAGAAATACTGAATATCACCAGACATCCTGAAAAAGACAAATGCTCGacaagagctaaaaaaaaaaacggaatgAATAAAAGAAGCAATTTTTTGTGGTATAATACAGTCAGCAATATAAAGAGGGTCATATTGAGAACAATATGTTAGAAACACTACTTACAATAGCATAAAGTGAAGAGAAGAACACACTCATTCCTTTCTTGGTTTGCTGCACTGAAGGCATGACATCATCAATGTAGAAAGTCTCACCATGCGGAGTCTCTTCAGGAAAGGAAGACAAAGCAAATTCAACTGTTGACCCTTCAGAAATTCCACACTTGTGCAGTGTGTCACCACCCGAATGTTCGCCTCTGAAAATACAAGCACATCACAGAGCAAAAGTACTGTGTCAGAGTACGACATGACAAAAGAAACATGACTCAGAATTACAGGCACAAACTGAAAGCTTGGTGTTGAAGTTCTGAATTACATGTGATGAAGGACATGTGCTGAGATTCCACTGGCATTTGACAGTTTCAGTCTTAGACTTGCCATTGTGTCACTTTCCAAGTCGACCATCACCTCAAAGTCTCCCTAATcatgtaaacagaaaatgtttaaagtacAGAATAAATTTCAACCACATTATATATTATAAatggttttatatatatatatatatatatatatatataacatattTGATTGCATGTTGGCAAAATTGCAGAGCAGCCATTtacatgttttcattgtgaCCTGCCAAGGGACTGCAGATCGAAATTAGCTTACTCTGGTGCAATACATCAAATGGCCACAtttctgtttaatattgtacatggtccctttttaaataaactgattaacaataataatgaaaataataatatggCATTGAATTCTATCTAATTGGGTGAAATACAGAGTTCAAATGCATTCCTTCAATTACTTTTTCCCCAGCAGtgacttttttcatttaatcaaAGGTTTGCTCGTAggtaaaagttttgttttgcttgtgctGGGTTCAGAAAATCAGTCACTCATCTTGATGGATCTCATGACTCATTATGCTGGTTAGTGTTCTCCCAAAAACCCCAATATGAAATgtagccatccatccat includes these proteins:
- the LOC110949247 gene encoding uncharacterized protein LOC110949247; this translates as MKSFIERLGAPIGQTVTPLQKLLKSFSLQYTYPKCPELKHINDVDPAQNTVEDLMLRICHLEKAGNTKGVCLYTVDGMPLTDDPFFNTWSLRERHIENGAVMYAIFTPKENLMEAAQIPERECETFGPDVIRCHIMLKGDFEVMVDLESDTMASLRLKLSNASGISAHVLHHIGEHSGGDTLHKCGISEGSTVEFALSSFPEETPHGETFYIDDVMPSVQQTKKGMSVFFSSLYAIHQYPGSIKDKLIAYIRKLTGCNPLAQSLHQLFCRNEKMTRNQKIAVVEGLYVLFRELLPQQGSRRGGKVKNQDVFANSLFCWAHLMHKIKEWTTEPEVYAPITLLSGDGNHFCEPVRVPGVPGVFERAHVLQKIKDGEKIPNCTVQSLQGNSLQKATDIEKIMLSLPRFVSTYPLWIHHDKTSGQNFQINVQSTFGSMMEILKSFPRLNVARPLHLKKLGYDESCLVFLSEDNLGIYLGRDKGAADIITVRDCLDGKIKKVDLNLLAAKTEDLTDDQSFVTTRTPKEAIMVLIDTSSSMEEECYENAAIKKINTVKELFDNFATRSMAYDFHHVIGLVKFDSMVKTLHTFTENLENFKVHMRNLEPSGCTLLYDALRRGASELEKVKTRFPNCRLRIICLTDGNDSGSSIEPVAVTGKLLRLDIIVDSILFGKVENNMLHGISNATGGCCFKPQTTKDGLKLFEIETVLSLEQRKPKNKLDPSSISESTLTEIFATHGYDEYPETSLPSQINSEVTMTESALKKKIRESKDGHFMEKDKRILEELKSLHCDPHPFCRVFPAESDFTFWKILMQGPPETPYETGVFELYCQFGHDYPVSPPVVRFVTPVYHCNINSVGRICHNIFDRNYNAHITMRQVLDAVFGLLIIPEPEDPLDSILAEEFLTNCKTYEQEARKHTEENAGKYLDDMEKTLVEPLPQFIPQHLLCPLTKKIFVDPVKTLYGTVYERKSIEEYLKKHQYDPMAGPGHELQMSDLTADQDMKKMVMDYRSRQIQ